In one Pseudarthrobacter oxydans genomic region, the following are encoded:
- a CDS encoding GntR family transcriptional regulator, whose amino-acid sequence MKSRGTARAAGARIADQLRTMIISGELAPGDRIGQEMLAEKFGASRIPVRESLKLLEAEGLVSIVPNSGAWVSKLEAFEFDQIYKLREQVESLAIRESIDGLSEAQVRRLDELVEEIAQAPDIETFLRVDREFHLLTYAGGSFSLLRELIERFWNSTQHYRRVFAQGFSAERQWATDAEHRLIVDSIKRRDHDVAASLVRGHIRRTRLDLAARGDIFS is encoded by the coding sequence ATGAAATCGAGAGGAACCGCAAGGGCAGCAGGTGCTCGGATTGCAGACCAGCTCCGGACCATGATTATCAGCGGCGAGCTGGCTCCGGGAGACAGGATCGGTCAGGAGATGCTCGCTGAAAAATTCGGCGCGAGCCGCATTCCCGTGAGGGAAAGCTTGAAACTCCTCGAGGCTGAGGGGTTGGTTAGCATTGTTCCGAACAGCGGAGCTTGGGTCTCAAAGCTTGAGGCATTCGAGTTCGACCAGATCTACAAGCTCCGTGAACAGGTTGAATCCCTGGCTATTAGGGAGAGTATTGATGGCCTCTCCGAGGCGCAGGTGCGGCGCCTAGACGAATTGGTGGAGGAGATCGCCCAAGCTCCGGACATTGAAACATTTTTGAGGGTTGACCGGGAATTTCACCTCTTGACCTATGCGGGAGGCAGCTTCTCGCTCCTCCGTGAGCTCATTGAGCGATTCTGGAATTCAACCCAGCACTACCGGCGGGTGTTTGCTCAGGGCTTCAGCGCCGAGCGGCAGTGGGCCACCGACGCCGAACACCGATTGATTGTTGACAGCATCAAACGGCGCGATCACGACGTAGCAGCTAGCCTCGTCAGGGGCCATATCCGGAGGACACGTCTCGATCTGGCTGCTAGGGGGGATATTTTTTCCTAG
- a CDS encoding iron-containing alcohol dehydrogenase gives MPDQSRVLTCITLCDYVLPIVSNLKVTKMSKHWWPGTDSASAFLAPAVVIGGRGSLSKIASVLQSHLKITSGSVLVAVDDAVLNTGLADELIRDLEDTGYEVTVASGFGSEPSSEIVDAAAEMARNANARVVIGLGGGSVLDSSKIISLLLCNEGKSADWLGVVEPPNGVAPLVLIPTTCGTGAEATRVAMVTVAGSKRVSSCALYVPSVALIDPNLVASLPTSVIAATGMDALAHAVESLMATTASVLSAHHALRAIELLAGNLENAFNGDQEALANCLWGSHLAGQALNAGVVVGHSLAYCLAHERPMPHGMSCALALPYCIAYNRTMDPGLASTLASVITRGNSSELSDAARWIQDLTKRLGLPTTLDEAMIATGTETAMAARCVAEYPRPTNPVPLDETKLAELLIAMRTGDLPAAFGFVASTAHSNQ, from the coding sequence TTGCCCGATCAATCTCGTGTATTGACGTGCATCACACTCTGTGATTATGTTCTACCAATTGTATCCAATCTGAAGGTGACGAAGATGTCGAAACATTGGTGGCCGGGCACGGATTCTGCCTCGGCGTTCCTTGCCCCAGCCGTGGTTATTGGTGGCCGCGGAAGCTTGAGCAAGATCGCGTCTGTTCTGCAATCCCACCTAAAGATCACCTCCGGAAGTGTTCTGGTGGCGGTCGATGATGCTGTGCTCAACACGGGCCTTGCAGATGAACTCATTCGGGATCTTGAAGACACTGGCTACGAGGTGACGGTTGCAAGCGGTTTCGGCAGCGAGCCCTCCAGCGAGATCGTCGATGCCGCTGCAGAGATGGCCCGCAATGCCAATGCGCGGGTGGTCATTGGCTTGGGCGGCGGATCGGTACTCGATTCGTCAAAAATCATTTCGCTTCTTCTTTGCAATGAAGGAAAATCTGCCGATTGGCTGGGCGTTGTTGAACCGCCCAACGGCGTCGCTCCACTAGTGCTCATTCCGACGACCTGTGGCACCGGTGCTGAGGCGACAAGGGTTGCGATGGTAACCGTTGCAGGCTCCAAGAGGGTCTCCTCATGCGCTCTCTATGTTCCTTCTGTTGCCCTTATTGATCCAAACCTTGTTGCTTCACTGCCCACGAGCGTCATAGCTGCCACCGGCATGGATGCCCTTGCCCATGCGGTTGAATCACTCATGGCGACGACGGCATCCGTCCTGTCCGCCCACCATGCACTCCGGGCTATCGAGCTGCTCGCGGGGAATCTTGAGAACGCTTTCAATGGGGATCAGGAGGCATTGGCGAACTGTCTATGGGGATCGCATCTAGCCGGCCAAGCACTCAACGCTGGCGTCGTGGTGGGCCATTCGTTGGCCTACTGTCTGGCCCATGAGCGGCCCATGCCGCACGGGATGTCGTGCGCACTCGCGCTACCGTACTGCATTGCCTACAACCGGACTATGGATCCAGGACTTGCTTCGACCCTGGCATCCGTTATCACGAGGGGAAACAGCAGTGAGCTCTCTGATGCGGCACGGTGGATACAGGACCTGACGAAGCGGCTAGGCCTGCCCACAACGTTGGACGAAGCCATGATTGCCACGGGCACGGAAACAGCCATGGCGGCCCGCTGCGTTGCGGAATACCCCCGTCCAACAAATCCTGTTCCGCTCGACGAAACGAAACTGGCAGAACTTCTGATAGCAATGCGAACTGGCGATTTGCCCGCTGCGTTTGGATTTGTAGCTTCAACTGCCCACAGCAACCAGTAG